The genomic window AGCAGATCTTGCCGGACGGTGGGCATATTTCGCGCAATCCAGGCGCGCTGATTGAATTGCTGCCGGACCTGTTGCCCCTGCGCCAGACATTCGCCGCGCGCAACATGGCGCCGCCATCCGCGCTGCTTAATGCCATCGATCGCATGATGCCGATGCTGAGGTTCTTCCGCCACGGCGATGGCAGCTTCGCGTTATTTAACGGCATGAGCAGCGCGCCATCAGGGTTACTCGCGACATTGCTGGCCTATGACGACACCCATGGCATCCCGATGGCCAGCATGCCGCACAGCGGCTTCCAGCGCCTCGACGCCGGCGCAACAGCCCTCATCATGGACACGGGCGCGCCGCCTCCGCCGTCCGTGAGCCGGGATGCGCATGCGGGGTGTCTTTCGTTCGAGCTTTCGTCTGGACCCAGCCGCATCGTCGTCAACTGCGGCATCCCTGCGACCGGCCGCGACAACTGGCGGGCTTTCTCGCGCAGCACCGCCGCGCATTCGACATTGACCTATCACGACACGTCGTCATGCCAATTCGTCAAACTGCCTGCGATGAAGCGGATGCTGGAAGGCGCACCGATTGTCGGCGGCCCGGCGACCGTCGGCGCGTTTCGCGAAGCGACGAATGGCGGCGTGCTGCTCACCACGTCCCATGATGGCTACGCGCGCCAATTCGGTGTGGTCCATCAGCGCGTGCTGATGCTCTCAGAAGACGGCACGCGGCTCGATGGCGAGGATACCCTGCTCAACGCATCGAATTCATCCCGTGGACGCGCTGACGATTATGTGGTGCGTTTCCATCTGCATCCGTCTGTCAAGGCAAACCGCCTGAACGATGCCCGTGGCGTCATCCTGGTGCTGCCCAATCGGGAGGTCTGGACGTTTGAGGCACTCGACGACAAGGTCGAGCTTGAGGACAGCGTGTTTCTTGCCGGCTCCGACGGCCCTCGCCGAACCACCCAGATCGTGATCCACCAGACCCGCAAGAATGCTCCAAGCGTTCGCTGGAACTTCGTCCGCTCCTCAAGCTCAGCCGCCAGCACGACCGCACGCCGCGACGCCCGGCGCGAGCCGGAATTGCCGCTCTGATCTGTTAAATTGTGGCCGTTTCAGCGGCTATAGACGGTTTTGCCGGATCGCAAACCGTGCTACCCGGCGGGCATCCACCGAACCAGGATTTTCCCTATGGCTGACCATCCGCGCCGCGTCACGCGCGCT from Nitrobacteraceae bacterium AZCC 1564 includes these protein-coding regions:
- a CDS encoding putative heparinase superfamily protein (product_source=COG5360; cog=COG5360; pfam=PF07940), with amino-acid sequence MARQWGAFAGIPDYNDSGRFSNNRNAQRSGRNSGMMLPQVNRSRLLIWGMGHPAHRGLGQTAHVSVAQRRRISSLVLGRAARKVLATASGKSVALSRLWPGRTDRLLIAPNDLRTVDATRASEIYAGRFVFAGKIVSSHGRSIFDLDPPSEDWEANLLGFGWLRHLRAADTAITRANARSLIDDWISKPIRRRGIGWRPDVVARRVISLLSQAPLVLNDADSRFYRRFLRNLTREIRYLRYTMLDIADGVPRLQVLIALCYAALCLANQGKQIRSASRRLSDELQKQILPDGGHISRNPGALIELLPDLLPLRQTFAARNMAPPSALLNAIDRMMPMLRFFRHGDGSFALFNGMSSAPSGLLATLLAYDDTHGIPMASMPHSGFQRLDAGATALIMDTGAPPPPSVSRDAHAGCLSFELSSGPSRIVVNCGIPATGRDNWRAFSRSTAAHSTLTYHDTSSCQFVKLPAMKRMLEGAPIVGGPATVGAFREATNGGVLLTTSHDGYARQFGVVHQRVLMLSEDGTRLDGEDTLLNASNSSRGRADDYVVRFHLHPSVKANRLNDARGVILVLPNREVWTFEALDDKVELEDSVFLAGSDGPRRTTQIVIHQTRKNAPSVRWNFVRSSSSAASTTARRDARREPELPL